One Saccharopolyspora erythraea NRRL 2338 genomic region harbors:
- a CDS encoding TatD family hydrolase, translating to MRIFDPHIHMTSRTTDDYEAMYAAGVRAVTEPAFWLGQPRTGTASFTDYFDSLIGWERFRAARFGIRHHATIALNPKEANDPRCREVLGVLPRYLAKDGVVAVGEVGYDSMTADEDDVFAHQLALAADAGLPALVHTPHRDKLSGTRRSLDVVRESGLAPERVLVDHLNEVTVDLVADSGCWMGFSIYPDTKMDERRMVEVLRRHGTDRMLVNSAADWGRSDPLKTRATGEEMLRAGFTEADVEKVLWHNPVAFYGQSGRLNLDELPGFTAEATTFAGNSVLRGGSGE from the coding sequence ATGCGCATATTCGACCCGCACATCCACATGACCTCCCGCACCACCGACGACTACGAGGCCATGTACGCCGCAGGCGTCCGAGCGGTCACCGAACCGGCCTTCTGGCTGGGCCAGCCGCGCACCGGCACCGCCTCCTTCACCGACTACTTCGACTCGCTGATCGGCTGGGAGCGGTTCCGCGCGGCGCGCTTCGGCATCCGCCACCACGCCACCATCGCGCTCAACCCCAAGGAGGCCAACGACCCGCGGTGCCGCGAGGTGCTCGGCGTCCTGCCGCGCTACCTGGCCAAGGACGGCGTGGTCGCCGTCGGCGAGGTCGGCTACGACTCGATGACGGCCGACGAGGACGACGTCTTCGCCCACCAGCTCGCACTCGCCGCCGACGCCGGCCTGCCCGCCCTCGTGCACACCCCGCACCGGGACAAGCTGTCCGGAACCCGCCGCAGCCTGGACGTCGTGCGCGAGTCCGGGCTCGCCCCGGAGCGGGTCCTCGTCGACCACCTCAACGAGGTGACCGTCGACCTCGTGGCCGACTCCGGTTGCTGGATGGGGTTCTCGATCTACCCCGACACCAAGATGGACGAGCGGCGGATGGTGGAGGTGCTGCGCCGCCACGGCACCGACCGGATGCTGGTGAACTCGGCGGCCGACTGGGGCCGCTCGGACCCGCTCAAGACGCGGGCGACCGGCGAGGAGATGCTGCGCGCCGGGTTCACCGAAGCCGACGTCGAAAAGGTGCTGTGGCACAACCCGGTCGCCTTCTACGGCCAGAGCGGCCGGCTCAACCTGGACGAGCTGCCCGGGTTCACCGCCGAGGCGACCACCTTCGCGGGCAACTCCGTGCTGCGCGGCGGATCGGGGGAGTGA
- a CDS encoding EboA domain-containing protein: MRIAYGTNGFANHRLEDALEVIAELGYDGVALTLDHHHLDPFAGDLPRRVAEVRGRLERLGLSVAVETGARYLLDPRRKHHPTLVSDDVERRVDFLERAVRVAAGLGAEVVSFWSGIRPSDVDSELAWRRMTDGLARVLEEAARCGVLLGLEPEPGMFVERVDDALAVRAALGNPRNLGVTLDVGHCVAVETESAADCARRLGELLVHVQLDDMRPGVHEHLEFGQGELDLPGTLAALSEAGYTGQAAVELPRHSHAAPEVARRARTAIGAAGWLADALAAIAEDPARVAALFPAAGRHVGRGPLRADDPLGLVHGTADDRARGRMLAVLARTVKPAALAEEVSALYRYGDDAERRAVLRSLSELDGSGPGGSDLVETGLELVGDALRTNDVRLVAAALGPFAARHLDEHTWRHGVLKCLFTEVPLAAVAGWRRRRDAELRRMVGAFADERRAAGRPVPEDARALLES; encoded by the coding sequence GTGCGCATCGCCTACGGGACCAACGGATTCGCCAACCACCGGCTCGAGGACGCCCTGGAGGTGATCGCAGAGCTGGGCTACGACGGGGTGGCGCTGACCCTCGACCACCACCACCTCGATCCCTTCGCGGGCGACCTGCCGCGCCGCGTCGCCGAGGTGCGCGGGCGGCTGGAGCGGCTCGGACTGTCGGTGGCCGTCGAGACCGGGGCGCGCTACCTGCTCGATCCCCGCCGCAAGCACCACCCCACGCTGGTCAGCGACGACGTCGAGCGCCGGGTGGACTTCCTGGAGCGCGCCGTGCGGGTGGCCGCCGGACTGGGAGCCGAGGTGGTCTCCTTCTGGTCGGGCATCCGTCCGTCCGATGTGGACTCGGAGCTGGCCTGGCGGCGCATGACCGACGGCCTGGCGCGGGTGCTGGAGGAGGCCGCCCGGTGCGGCGTGCTCCTGGGGCTGGAACCGGAGCCGGGCATGTTCGTCGAACGGGTCGACGACGCGCTCGCGGTGCGTGCCGCGCTGGGGAACCCGCGGAACCTGGGCGTCACCCTCGACGTCGGCCACTGCGTCGCGGTGGAAACCGAGTCGGCGGCCGACTGCGCGCGCCGCCTCGGTGAGCTGCTGGTGCACGTCCAGCTCGACGACATGCGACCCGGAGTCCACGAGCACCTGGAGTTCGGCCAGGGCGAGCTGGACCTGCCCGGCACCCTCGCCGCGCTGTCCGAGGCCGGCTACACCGGGCAGGCCGCCGTCGAACTGCCCCGGCACAGCCACGCGGCGCCCGAGGTCGCGCGCCGGGCGAGGACGGCGATCGGTGCGGCGGGCTGGCTGGCCGACGCGCTCGCCGCCATCGCCGAGGACCCCGCCCGCGTCGCCGCGTTGTTCCCCGCCGCCGGGCGCCACGTCGGCCGCGGTCCGCTGCGCGCGGACGACCCGCTGGGCCTGGTGCACGGGACGGCCGACGACCGGGCGCGGGGGCGGATGCTCGCGGTGCTCGCTCGGACGGTGAAACCCGCCGCGCTGGCCGAGGAGGTGTCCGCGCTGTACCGCTACGGCGACGACGCCGAACGCCGCGCGGTGCTGCGATCTCTGTCCGAACTGGACGGTTCGGGCCCGGGGGGGAGCGACCTGGTCGAAACGGGGCTGGAGCTGGTCGGCGACGCCCTGCGCACCAACGACGTCCGGCTGGTGGCGGCCGCGCTGGGCCCGTTCGCCGCCCGCCACCTCGACGAGCACACCTGGCGCCACGGCGTGCTCAAGTGCCTGTTCACCGAGGTGCCGCTGGCGGCGGTGGCCGGCTGGCGGCGGCGCCGCGACGCCGAGCTGCGCCGGATGGTCGGTGCCTTCGCCGACGAACGACGGGCCGCCGGACGGCCGGTACCCGAGGACGCACGAGCACTGCTGGAGAGCTGA
- a CDS encoding PQQ-dependent sugar dehydrogenase: protein MVRTPRRLRLRTVAAAVLATTAMTAATAVAAPPPPAPPDTAFDQITLAKGESKVGEPMALAVLPDRRVLHSSRDGAVFLTTPDATTVRAGTIPVYNHDEDGLQGIAVDPDFVRNRWVYVYYAPPLDTPAGDAPEEGTPQDFAPFEGHNLLSRFKLTDAGTLDMASEQAILRVPTQRGTCCHAGGEIDFDARGNLLLSTGDDTNPFSSDGYAPIDERPDRNPAFDAQRSSANTNDLRGKILRIDVQDDGTYRIPQGNLFPAGTDKTRPEIYAMGFRNPFRFTVDRETGWIHLGEYGPDAGSADPARGPGGLVEYNVIKGPGNYGWPYCIGDNQPFVDYDFATGQSGQPFDCAAPKNLSPHNTGLVDLPPVQPAWLPYDDDSVPELGSGPESPMGGPVYRFDPSLKSPVKFPRYFDGKVLNYEWDRGWIKEFTLGREGELQGIRPFFESMELVRPMNIEFGPDGALYVLDYGSSYFGGAPDSALYRIDQNPGSKTPKVQVSADKVSSGQAPLTVNFDPAGTEDPEGGQLSYAWDFNNDGTVDSTEAGPVSFTYDQRGAHTAKLAVTDPDGRTGYASVQIVVGNTPPQVEIELPPDGGVFAFGEQVPFRVRATDAEDGEIDCSRMELSYALGHDSHAHPLSEESGCEGVIETPADEGHGLDADVFGVITASYTDNGAEGLPPVEGSGRVTLQPKHKQAEFFTESQGVEVVEEAGAEGGSKVGAVDDSDWISFSPVNLTGIDGIGYRVSAAGPGGTIEVRAGAPDGELLHTAQVPTTGGGDRYVDIEPVAVTAPGTPGPLFLVFRGGGTGLFELDAVKFHGAGVSQPVPPDDAAARAQGDLPR, encoded by the coding sequence ATGGTGCGAACCCCAAGACGATTACGCCTGCGCACGGTGGCCGCGGCCGTGCTGGCCACCACCGCGATGACCGCCGCGACCGCGGTCGCCGCTCCACCCCCGCCGGCTCCGCCGGACACCGCGTTCGACCAGATCACCCTGGCCAAGGGTGAGTCGAAGGTCGGTGAGCCGATGGCGCTGGCGGTGCTGCCGGACCGCCGCGTGCTGCACAGCTCCCGCGACGGCGCGGTGTTCCTGACCACCCCCGACGCCACGACGGTCCGCGCGGGCACGATCCCGGTCTACAACCACGACGAGGACGGGTTGCAGGGCATCGCCGTGGACCCGGACTTCGTCCGCAACCGCTGGGTGTACGTCTACTACGCCCCGCCGCTGGACACGCCCGCCGGCGACGCGCCGGAAGAGGGAACGCCGCAGGACTTCGCCCCATTCGAAGGCCACAACCTGCTGTCGCGGTTCAAGCTCACCGACGCCGGCACGCTCGACATGGCCAGCGAGCAGGCCATCCTGCGGGTGCCGACGCAGCGCGGGACGTGCTGCCACGCGGGCGGCGAAATCGACTTCGACGCACGGGGAAACCTGCTGCTGTCCACAGGGGACGACACCAACCCGTTCTCCTCCGACGGCTACGCGCCGATCGACGAGCGGCCCGACCGCAACCCCGCCTTCGACGCGCAGCGGTCCTCGGCCAACACCAACGACCTGCGCGGCAAGATCCTGCGCATCGACGTCCAGGACGACGGTACCTACCGGATCCCCCAGGGCAACCTGTTCCCCGCCGGCACGGACAAGACGCGGCCCGAGATCTACGCGATGGGCTTCCGCAACCCGTTCCGGTTCACCGTGGACCGCGAGACCGGCTGGATCCACCTCGGCGAGTACGGCCCCGACGCGGGCTCGGCCGACCCGGCCCGCGGACCCGGCGGCCTGGTCGAGTACAACGTGATCAAGGGGCCGGGCAACTACGGCTGGCCGTACTGCATCGGTGACAACCAGCCCTTCGTGGACTACGACTTCGCCACCGGCCAGTCCGGGCAGCCGTTCGACTGCGCGGCGCCGAAGAACCTCAGCCCGCACAACACCGGCCTGGTCGACCTCCCGCCGGTGCAGCCCGCGTGGCTGCCCTACGACGACGACTCGGTGCCCGAGCTGGGTTCGGGTCCGGAGTCGCCCATGGGCGGGCCGGTCTACCGCTTCGACCCGAGCCTGAAGTCGCCCGTCAAGTTCCCCAGGTACTTCGACGGCAAGGTGCTGAACTACGAGTGGGACCGCGGCTGGATCAAGGAGTTCACCCTCGGGCGCGAGGGCGAGCTGCAGGGCATCCGCCCGTTCTTCGAGTCGATGGAACTGGTCCGGCCGATGAACATCGAGTTCGGTCCCGACGGCGCCCTCTACGTCCTGGACTACGGCTCCAGCTACTTCGGCGGCGCCCCCGACTCCGCTCTGTACCGCATCGACCAAAACCCCGGTTCCAAGACGCCGAAGGTCCAGGTCAGCGCGGACAAGGTGTCTTCGGGCCAGGCGCCGCTGACGGTGAACTTCGACCCCGCCGGGACAGAGGACCCCGAGGGCGGGCAGCTCAGCTACGCGTGGGACTTCAACAACGACGGCACGGTGGACTCCACCGAGGCCGGGCCGGTGAGCTTCACCTACGACCAGCGCGGCGCGCACACGGCCAAGCTCGCCGTCACCGACCCCGACGGCCGCACCGGCTACGCCAGCGTGCAGATCGTGGTGGGCAACACGCCGCCGCAGGTCGAGATCGAGCTGCCGCCGGACGGCGGGGTGTTCGCCTTCGGCGAGCAGGTGCCGTTCCGGGTGCGGGCCACCGACGCCGAGGACGGCGAGATCGACTGCTCGCGCATGGAGCTGAGCTACGCGCTCGGCCACGACTCGCACGCGCATCCGCTCAGCGAGGAGTCCGGGTGTGAGGGCGTGATCGAGACGCCCGCCGACGAGGGGCACGGGCTGGACGCCGACGTCTTCGGCGTCATCACCGCCAGCTACACCGACAACGGCGCCGAAGGACTGCCGCCGGTGGAGGGCAGCGGCCGGGTCACCCTGCAGCCGAAGCACAAGCAGGCCGAGTTCTTCACCGAGTCCCAGGGCGTCGAGGTCGTCGAGGAAGCCGGTGCGGAAGGCGGGAGCAAGGTAGGCGCCGTCGACGACAGTGACTGGATCTCCTTCTCCCCGGTCAACCTGACCGGTATCGACGGCATCGGCTACCGCGTCTCGGCCGCCGGGCCGGGCGGCACCATCGAGGTCCGCGCCGGCGCACCGGACGGCGAGCTGCTGCACACCGCGCAGGTGCCCACCACCGGCGGCGGGGACCGCTACGTCGACATCGAGCCGGTCGCGGTGACCGCCCCGGGCACGCCGGGACCGCTGTTCCTGGTGTTCCGTGGTGGCGGAACGGGGCTGTTCGAACTCGACGCGGTGAAGTTCCACGGTGCCGGTGTCTCGCAGCCGGTTCCGCCCGACGACGCGGCAGCCCGGGCGCAGGGCGACCTGCCGCGCTGA
- a CDS encoding 3-keto-disaccharide hydrolase yields the protein MIPRSTKRILPLACAVLAASLVTAPPAPAASAECPAPDSRATVRFLDLDSGVANRAAAGGCTINDLVDDERRWSDQGHFVRHVREVADGLRRTGVIDGRERSALVDAAARSGIGRPGGPGPYEVIFDGTPESFAAWEHVGGRGFALTGDGSMVTTAEPAGDGLGLLHFREGRFADFSLRLQFRDDRPGEGRSNSGVFVRYPGVDPETFPECRTSEPAWVAVNCGHEIQINDSPEEPGNDPRKTGSVYGFADLDLAAARPTGKGVWNDLEIRVVGQHYTVLRNGEVVNEFDNVPGIPFPGRPDDPGTSGRQYSEGGVGVQNHDADSVIAFRNIRVRELPADAR from the coding sequence GTGATTCCCCGTTCCACGAAGAGAATCCTGCCGCTGGCGTGCGCTGTCCTGGCTGCGAGCCTGGTGACCGCGCCGCCGGCGCCCGCCGCGAGCGCCGAGTGCCCTGCGCCCGACTCGCGGGCGACCGTCCGCTTCCTCGATCTGGACAGCGGGGTGGCCAACCGCGCCGCGGCGGGCGGGTGCACGATCAACGACCTCGTCGACGACGAACGGCGGTGGAGCGACCAAGGGCACTTCGTCCGCCACGTCCGGGAGGTGGCCGACGGGTTGCGCCGGACCGGCGTGATCGACGGCAGGGAGCGGTCGGCGCTGGTCGACGCGGCGGCGCGGTCGGGCATCGGCCGCCCGGGCGGGCCCGGCCCTTACGAGGTGATCTTCGACGGCACGCCGGAGTCCTTCGCCGCCTGGGAGCACGTCGGCGGCCGGGGCTTCGCGCTCACCGGAGACGGCTCGATGGTCACCACCGCGGAACCCGCGGGTGACGGCCTGGGACTGCTGCACTTCCGGGAAGGCCGCTTCGCGGACTTCTCGCTGCGCCTGCAGTTCCGCGACGACCGGCCGGGCGAGGGCCGCTCCAACAGCGGGGTGTTCGTCCGGTACCCGGGCGTCGATCCGGAGACGTTCCCGGAGTGCCGCACGAGCGAACCGGCGTGGGTCGCGGTGAACTGCGGCCACGAGATCCAGATCAACGACTCGCCGGAGGAGCCGGGCAACGACCCGCGCAAGACCGGGTCGGTCTACGGCTTCGCCGACCTGGACCTCGCGGCGGCCAGGCCGACCGGCAAGGGGGTCTGGAACGACCTGGAGATCCGCGTGGTCGGGCAGCACTACACCGTGCTGCGCAACGGCGAGGTGGTCAACGAGTTCGACAACGTGCCGGGCATCCCGTTCCCGGGGCGGCCCGACGATCCCGGAACGAGCGGCCGCCAGTACTCCGAGGGCGGGGTCGGGGTGCAGAACCACGACGCGGACTCGGTGATCGCGTTCCGCAACATCCGGGTGCGGGAACTGCCCGCCGACGCCAGGTAG
- a CDS encoding SCO3242 family prenyltransferase, translated as MRTLVELTRAPAALTVLGDTLVGAAAAGRPLRGRRLLLPLSSAALYCAGMALNDWADRELDAVERPERPISSGRITPGAALGVAAGLGACGVAVAAVAGRGARRTALGLAAAITAYDVVLKSGPAGPAGMALCRGLDVLLGAGGCRRAWPAAAVLAAHTSAVTALSRGEVHGARRSTARAAAATTALAAAVSAAGPRRSPGHRAAALAASAAYAAQVGRAQARAARTPTAPLVRAATRAGIHGMVPLQVALVARHRLTSAAALAAVVPAVHHFGRKVSAT; from the coding sequence CTGCGCACGCTGGTCGAGCTCACCCGCGCGCCCGCGGCGCTGACCGTGCTCGGCGACACGCTCGTCGGGGCGGCGGCCGCCGGGCGGCCGCTGCGGGGCCGCCGGCTGCTGCTGCCGCTGTCGTCGGCGGCGTTGTACTGCGCGGGCATGGCCCTCAACGACTGGGCCGACCGGGAGCTCGACGCCGTCGAACGCCCGGAACGGCCGATCTCGTCCGGCCGGATCACGCCCGGTGCGGCGTTGGGCGTGGCCGCCGGGCTGGGCGCGTGCGGTGTCGCCGTCGCGGCGGTCGCCGGGCGCGGAGCGCGGCGCACCGCCCTCGGGCTCGCCGCCGCGATCACCGCCTACGACGTGGTGCTCAAGTCCGGACCCGCCGGGCCGGCCGGGATGGCGCTGTGCCGGGGACTCGACGTGCTGCTCGGCGCCGGCGGCTGCCGCCGAGCCTGGCCCGCGGCGGCAGTGCTGGCGGCCCACACCTCCGCCGTGACGGCGCTGTCGCGCGGCGAGGTCCACGGCGCCCGCCGGAGCACCGCGCGGGCCGCGGCGGCGACCACCGCGCTGGCCGCCGCGGTGTCGGCCGCGGGGCCGCGCCGGTCGCCGGGCCACCGCGCCGCGGCGCTCGCCGCGTCCGCCGCCTACGCCGCTCAGGTGGGTCGCGCGCAGGCGCGCGCGGCCCGCACGCCCACGGCCCCGCTCGTGCGGGCCGCGACCCGGGCCGGCATCCACGGGATGGTGCCGTTGCAGGTCGCGCTGGTCGCCCGGCACCGCCTGACCTCCGCCGCCGCACTGGCCGCGGTCGTACCCGCGGTGCACCACTTCGGCAGGAAGGTGTCGGCCACGTGA
- the eboE gene encoding metabolite traffic protein EboE, whose amino-acid sequence MISYCTNVHPAEDLDGIRAQLARYAEPVRRRLGAGTLGVGLWLAAEVAAHLARDQAELARLRAELDDRGLAVRTLNAFPYRGFHDPVVKHRVYRPRWTEAGRLAYTLDCAEVLAGLLPDGAGGSISTLPLGWREPWSDTDDTAARHHLDRLATGLRRLEQRSGRRVRVAVEPEPGCVLDTVADALGWLKGTDPDYLGLCLDTCHLAVSFADAAETVRAIRAASVDIVKIQASAALHVDDPGDRQVRAELARYAEPRYLHQVRERAADGALTAADDLPEALAELPGDGPWRVHFHVPVHWEARGALRPTTDVLRTVLAEVEGPLPHVEVETYTWTVLPGPPADLAEGIAAELAFTQDLIDQRGCA is encoded by the coding sequence GTGATCTCCTACTGCACCAACGTGCACCCGGCCGAGGACCTGGACGGCATCCGCGCCCAGCTCGCCCGCTACGCAGAGCCGGTCCGGCGGCGGCTTGGCGCGGGCACCCTCGGCGTCGGCCTGTGGCTGGCCGCCGAGGTCGCCGCCCACCTGGCGCGCGACCAGGCCGAGCTGGCCCGGCTGCGCGCCGAGCTCGACGACCGGGGGCTGGCGGTCCGCACGCTCAACGCTTTCCCGTACCGGGGGTTCCACGACCCGGTGGTCAAGCACCGCGTCTACCGGCCGCGCTGGACCGAGGCCGGGCGCCTCGCCTACACCCTGGACTGCGCCGAGGTCCTGGCCGGACTGCTGCCCGATGGCGCGGGCGGCAGCATCTCCACGCTCCCGCTGGGGTGGCGCGAGCCGTGGAGCGACACCGACGACACCGCCGCGCGGCACCACCTGGACCGGCTCGCCACCGGTCTGCGGCGGCTGGAGCAGCGGTCGGGCCGGCGGGTGCGGGTCGCCGTCGAGCCAGAACCCGGCTGCGTGCTCGACACCGTCGCCGACGCGCTCGGCTGGCTCAAGGGCACCGACCCGGACTACCTCGGGCTGTGCCTGGACACCTGCCACCTCGCGGTGTCCTTCGCCGACGCGGCCGAGACGGTGCGGGCCATCCGCGCGGCGTCGGTCGACATCGTCAAGATCCAGGCGTCGGCCGCGCTGCACGTCGACGATCCCGGCGACCGGCAGGTCCGCGCCGAACTCGCGCGCTACGCCGAACCGCGCTACCTGCACCAGGTCCGCGAGCGCGCCGCGGACGGAGCGCTCACCGCCGCCGACGACCTGCCGGAGGCGCTGGCGGAGCTGCCCGGCGACGGCCCGTGGCGCGTGCACTTCCACGTCCCGGTCCACTGGGAGGCCCGAGGCGCACTCCGGCCGACCACGGACGTCCTGCGCACCGTGCTCGCGGAGGTCGAGGGGCCGCTGCCGCACGTCGAGGTCGAGACCTACACCTGGACCGTGCTGCCCGGGCCGCCC
- a CDS encoding inositol-3-phosphate synthase has translation MTDTSHRHVPSPGRTGLWLFGARGSVATTAIAGLAALRAGVADATGCVTELPGLREAPLPAWGDIVVGGHDISDAPLHKSAEQLAEAGVLPTRVLGAVAPQLSDVESELRTGYDPMSCGGSQAAAVRQLSSDIVSFRRRNRLRRVVAINVASTEAPAPDSPEQHDLAALEERLDDERPRLPAGVVNTCAALSAGCPYVEFTPSPGIGWASLRQLAERLGLPFAGCDGKTGETLLRSVLAPMFAERGLSVLSWSGTNLLGGGDGATLADPVTAAGKLESKSRGLAELLGPGVSAPLHIDHVADLGQTKIAWDNVHARGFLGAPVTLQLTWTGYDSALAAPLVLDLTRLVAMAHHAGQRGALGALGCFFKDPLGDSGHRFDHQVRRLREWVRDTAADLEGRES, from the coding sequence GTGACCGACACATCCCACCGACACGTTCCGTCGCCGGGCCGCACCGGCCTCTGGCTCTTCGGGGCCCGCGGCTCGGTGGCCACCACGGCGATCGCCGGCCTGGCCGCGCTTCGGGCGGGTGTTGCCGATGCGACCGGCTGCGTGACCGAACTGCCCGGGCTGCGCGAGGCGCCCCTGCCGGCGTGGGGCGACATCGTCGTCGGAGGCCACGACATCAGCGACGCGCCCCTGCACAAAAGCGCCGAGCAGCTCGCGGAGGCGGGAGTGCTCCCCACCAGAGTTCTCGGTGCGGTCGCACCGCAACTGTCCGATGTGGAATCCGAGCTGCGTACCGGATATGACCCGATGAGCTGCGGGGGATCCCAGGCGGCGGCTGTGCGGCAGCTCTCGTCCGACATCGTGAGCTTCCGGCGGCGCAACCGGTTGCGCAGGGTCGTCGCGATCAACGTGGCCTCGACCGAGGCGCCCGCGCCGGACTCGCCGGAACAGCACGACCTCGCGGCACTGGAAGAGCGGCTGGACGACGAGCGACCCCGCCTGCCCGCCGGCGTCGTGAACACCTGCGCGGCGCTGAGCGCGGGATGCCCCTACGTCGAGTTCACCCCGTCGCCGGGCATCGGCTGGGCCTCCCTGCGGCAGCTCGCCGAACGCCTGGGCCTGCCCTTCGCCGGATGCGACGGCAAGACCGGCGAGACGCTGCTGCGCAGCGTGCTGGCGCCGATGTTCGCCGAACGCGGGCTCTCGGTGCTCTCGTGGTCGGGCACCAACCTGCTCGGTGGCGGCGACGGGGCGACGCTGGCGGACCCGGTCACCGCCGCGGGCAAGCTGGAGTCCAAGTCCCGTGGACTGGCCGAACTGCTCGGGCCCGGTGTCTCCGCGCCGCTGCACATCGACCACGTGGCCGACCTCGGCCAGACCAAGATCGCGTGGGACAACGTGCACGCCCGGGGCTTCCTGGGCGCACCGGTGACCCTGCAACTGACGTGGACCGGCTACGACTCCGCTCTTGCCGCCCCGCTGGTGCTCGACCTCACCAGGCTGGTGGCGATGGCCCACCACGCCGGTCAGCGGGGAGCGCTCGGTGCGCTGGGCTGCTTCTTCAAGGATCCGCTCGGCGACTCCGGGCACCGCTTCGACCACCAGGTCCGGCGGTTGCGCGAGTGGGTCCGGGACACCGCGGCCGACCTGGAAGGCCGCGAGTCGTGA